Proteins encoded together in one Streptomyces sp. TLI_171 window:
- a CDS encoding metal-sensitive transcriptional regulator has protein sequence MQVDEEAVGAVLNRLRRAQGQLTGVIAMIEAGRDCKDVVTQLAAVSRALDRAGFKILASGMRQCLASGDENTPPMTEAELEKMFLTLA, from the coding sequence ATGCAGGTGGACGAGGAAGCCGTGGGCGCGGTGCTGAACCGGCTGCGCCGGGCGCAGGGCCAGCTGACCGGCGTGATCGCGATGATCGAGGCCGGGCGGGACTGCAAGGACGTGGTAACGCAGCTCGCCGCCGTCTCGCGGGCGCTGGACCGGGCCGGCTTCAAGATCCTGGCCAGCGGCATGCGCCAGTGCCTGGCCTCCGGGGACGAGAACACCCCGCCGATGACCGAGGCGGAACTCGAGAAGATGTTCCTCACCCTCGCCTGA
- a CDS encoding rhodanese-like domain-containing protein: MAWTPQPAPAQIDPAEAHRLAAAGEVLLLDVREPAEYAEVHAPGAFLLPLPGLAAGEGPADLARAAADGRPVLAVCRSGNRSMLAAELLSARGVPTANVVGGMRAWALAGLPAHRGECRCGGAI, from the coding sequence GTGGCCTGGACCCCTCAGCCCGCGCCCGCCCAGATCGACCCCGCCGAGGCGCATCGCCTGGCCGCCGCCGGCGAGGTGCTGCTGCTCGACGTCCGCGAGCCCGCGGAGTACGCCGAGGTGCACGCACCCGGCGCCTTCCTCCTCCCGCTCCCCGGCCTCGCCGCCGGAGAGGGTCCGGCAGACCTCGCGCGGGCCGCGGCGGACGGGCGGCCGGTGCTCGCGGTGTGCCGTTCCGGGAACCGTTCGATGCTGGCCGCCGAGCTGCTGAGCGCGCGCGGGGTGCCGACGGCGAACGTGGTCGGCGGGATGCGCGCCTGGGCGCTCGCCGGGCTGCCCGCGCACCGGGGCGAGTGTCGCTGCGGCGGAGCGATATGA
- a CDS encoding rhodanese-like domain-containing protein, which produces MFFAQYYLDCLSQASYLIADETTGRAVVVDPRRDVDEYLAEAEARGFTVEGVINTHFHADFLSGHLELAARTGAWIGYGKRAETEYPIRKLAEGERISLGEVVLEILETPGHTPESISVLVRERADDAVPYGVLTGDALFIGDVGRPDLLASVGVTADQLGRMLYDSVQHKLMALDDQVRVLPAHGAGSACGKNLSTERHSTIGQQRVTNYACAPMTEDEFVAIVTAGQPAAPGYFGYDADLNRRERELFDAAALAGPLDADAFLGRRAAGAVVVDARDPVAFAAGHLDGAINVPADGRFAEQSGTVLDPAWPLLVVAPEGREQETVTRLARIGFDRVAGYLADPEQTFRSVPEQMRQAPRRTVADLRAELAGSEPPLVVDVRGEGERAGGLIPGSVHLPLAELPQRIAEMPQDRPVVVHCAGGHRSSIAASLLRHHGHPQTSDLLGGYGAWESAV; this is translated from the coding sequence GTGTTCTTCGCCCAGTACTACCTCGACTGCCTCTCCCAGGCCTCGTACCTGATCGCGGACGAGACCACCGGCCGTGCCGTGGTGGTCGACCCGCGCCGGGACGTGGACGAGTACCTCGCGGAGGCCGAGGCCCGCGGCTTCACGGTCGAGGGCGTCATCAACACCCACTTCCACGCGGACTTCCTCTCCGGCCACCTCGAACTGGCCGCCCGCACCGGCGCCTGGATCGGCTACGGCAAGCGCGCCGAGACCGAGTACCCGATCCGCAAGCTCGCCGAGGGTGAGCGGATCAGCCTCGGCGAGGTGGTCCTGGAGATCCTGGAGACGCCCGGCCACACCCCCGAGTCGATCAGCGTGCTGGTCCGTGAACGCGCCGACGACGCCGTCCCGTACGGCGTCCTCACCGGCGACGCCCTGTTCATCGGCGACGTCGGCCGCCCCGACCTGCTGGCCTCCGTCGGCGTCACCGCCGACCAGCTCGGCCGGATGCTGTACGACAGCGTCCAGCACAAGCTGATGGCCCTGGACGACCAGGTCCGGGTGCTCCCCGCGCACGGCGCCGGCTCCGCCTGCGGGAAGAACCTGTCCACCGAGCGGCATTCCACCATCGGGCAGCAGCGGGTCACCAACTACGCCTGCGCGCCGATGACCGAGGACGAGTTCGTGGCCATCGTCACCGCCGGGCAGCCCGCCGCGCCCGGTTACTTCGGCTACGACGCCGACCTGAACCGCCGCGAGCGCGAACTGTTCGACGCCGCCGCACTCGCCGGCCCGCTGGACGCCGACGCCTTCCTCGGCCGGCGTGCCGCGGGCGCCGTCGTGGTCGACGCCCGCGACCCGGTCGCGTTCGCGGCCGGGCACCTGGACGGCGCCATCAACGTCCCCGCCGACGGCCGCTTCGCCGAGCAGTCCGGCACCGTCCTCGACCCGGCCTGGCCGCTGCTGGTGGTCGCCCCCGAGGGTCGCGAGCAGGAGACCGTCACCCGTCTCGCCCGGATCGGCTTCGACCGCGTCGCCGGCTACCTCGCCGACCCGGAGCAGACGTTCCGCTCCGTCCCCGAGCAGATGCGCCAGGCCCCGCGCCGTACCGTCGCCGACCTGCGGGCCGAACTCGCAGGCAGCGAGCCGCCGTTGGTGGTCGACGTGCGCGGCGAGGGCGAGCGCGCAGGCGGATTGATCCCCGGCTCGGTGCACCTCCCGCTGGCCGAACTGCCGCAGCGCATCGCCGAGATGCCGCAGGACCGCCCCGTCGTCGTGCACTGCGCCGGCGGCCACCGGTCCTCCATCGCCGCCAGCCTGCTGCGTCACCATGGTCACCCGCAGACCTCCGACCTGCTGGGCGGCTACGGCGCCTGGGAGTCCGCGGTCTGA
- a CDS encoding nucleotidyltransferase domain-containing protein — MRDELIAQARRLVADRYPDASAVLLAGSAATGRARATSDLDLAVLLPAGRTTHRETLRHEGRLVEVFAQTPDGLAELRAADAASRRGVVQQLYATGVILLDRDGSAARLAEEARAELLAGPAPLAAEQRENLRYALTDLLEDLGDAADRWEALAIGADVLRTAGDLLCDHRRAWTGTGKWFPRRLLAADPERGPRLLEAHRALAETGDPAALLAAANDVLDLVGGPLSAGYRRDWPSN; from the coding sequence ATGCGTGACGAACTGATCGCCCAGGCCCGCCGACTGGTCGCCGACCGGTACCCCGACGCCTCGGCCGTCCTGCTGGCGGGCTCCGCCGCCACCGGGCGCGCCCGCGCCACCAGCGACCTCGACCTCGCCGTGCTGCTGCCCGCCGGACGCACCACCCACCGGGAGACGCTGCGCCACGAAGGCCGCCTGGTCGAGGTCTTCGCGCAGACCCCGGACGGCCTCGCCGAGCTGCGCGCCGCCGACGCCGCCTCCCGCCGCGGCGTCGTCCAGCAGCTGTACGCGACCGGGGTGATCCTGCTGGACCGCGACGGGAGCGCCGCCCGCCTCGCCGAGGAGGCCAGGGCCGAACTGCTCGCCGGCCCGGCGCCGCTCGCAGCCGAACAGCGCGAGAACCTCCGCTACGCGCTCACCGACCTGCTGGAGGACCTCGGCGACGCCGCCGACCGGTGGGAGGCCCTGGCCATCGGCGCCGACGTCCTCCGCACCGCGGGCGACCTGCTCTGCGACCACCGCCGGGCCTGGACCGGTACGGGCAAGTGGTTCCCCCGCCGCCTGCTCGCCGCCGACCCCGAGCGCGGCCCCCGCCTGCTGGAAGCCCACCGCGCCCTCGCCGAGACCGGTGACCCCGCGGCGCTGCTCGCCGCGGCCAATGACGTGCTCGACCTGGTCGGCGGACCGCTGTCGGCCGGCTACCGCCGCGACTGGCCCAGCAACTGA
- a CDS encoding pentapeptide repeat-containing protein: MTDQQHPAPTGRRLDLLADCSACFGLCCVALPFAKSSDFAADKNAGTPCRNLQDDYRCGIHPALRDRGYQGCTVFDCFGAGQKVSQHTFDGRSWREDPDTARQMFDTFPVMRQLHELLWYLTEALDLPKARPVHTELRRALDGIEQLTRRDAAALIAADVPAIRAETSELLLRASELTRNALPGKKRNHRGADLIGARLKGADLRGANLRGAYLIAADLSGADLRQADLIGADLRDADLRGADLTGALFLTQSQLNAAKGDSTTLVGPGPARPAHW, from the coding sequence GTGACCGACCAGCAGCACCCCGCCCCGACCGGCCGTCGACTCGACCTGCTCGCCGACTGCTCCGCCTGCTTCGGGCTGTGCTGCGTCGCCCTGCCCTTCGCCAAGTCGTCCGACTTCGCGGCCGACAAGAACGCCGGCACTCCCTGCCGCAACCTGCAGGACGACTACCGGTGCGGAATCCACCCCGCGCTGCGCGACCGCGGCTACCAGGGCTGCACCGTGTTCGACTGCTTCGGCGCGGGGCAGAAGGTCTCCCAGCACACCTTCGACGGCCGCAGCTGGCGCGAAGACCCCGACACCGCCCGGCAGATGTTCGACACCTTCCCGGTGATGCGTCAACTCCACGAACTGCTCTGGTACTTGACCGAGGCGCTGGATCTTCCGAAGGCCCGCCCGGTGCACACCGAACTCCGCCGCGCCCTGGACGGGATCGAGCAGCTCACTCGCCGGGACGCCGCCGCACTGATCGCCGCCGACGTCCCCGCGATCCGCGCCGAGACCAGCGAACTGCTGCTGCGGGCAAGCGAGCTGACCCGCAACGCGTTGCCCGGGAAGAAGCGCAACCACCGTGGCGCGGACCTGATCGGCGCCCGCTTGAAGGGGGCGGACCTGCGCGGCGCGAACCTCCGCGGCGCCTACCTGATCGCCGCGGACCTGTCCGGCGCGGACCTGCGCCAGGCAGACCTGATCGGCGCGGACCTGCGGGACGCCGACCTGCGCGGGGCCGACCTCACCGGAGCACTCTTCCTCACCCAGTCCCAACTCAACGCCGCCAAGGGTGACTCCACCACTCTGGTCGGTCCTGGCCCGGCGCGCCCCGCGCACTGGTGA
- a CDS encoding avidin/streptavidin family protein, whose protein sequence is MGITGDWYSELGSHMKLVAGPDGALTGTYISATGRASGAYPLVGRLVPPREAGHGTAVGWTVAWHNENSDAGSVTSWSGQYQEDSVERISAAWLLTRSAEAPDAWESTVVGHDLFTRQEPDPARLEEVRRLARPLPHPPS, encoded by the coding sequence GTGGGCATCACCGGCGACTGGTACAGCGAGCTGGGTTCGCACATGAAGTTGGTGGCGGGCCCGGACGGGGCGCTGACCGGGACGTACATCTCCGCGACGGGGCGGGCCAGTGGCGCGTACCCGCTGGTCGGCCGGTTGGTGCCGCCGCGCGAGGCGGGGCACGGGACGGCGGTGGGCTGGACGGTGGCCTGGCACAACGAGAACAGCGACGCGGGGTCGGTGACCTCGTGGAGCGGCCAGTACCAGGAGGATTCGGTGGAGCGGATCTCGGCGGCGTGGCTGCTGACGCGTTCCGCGGAGGCGCCGGACGCGTGGGAGTCCACGGTGGTGGGGCACGATCTGTTCACCCGGCAGGAGCCGGACCCGGCCCGGCTGGAGGAGGTCCGGCGGCTGGCGCGTCCGCTGCCGCACCCGCCGTCCTGA
- a CDS encoding SpoIIE family protein phosphatase: MRPESAGDSSTDSLLTAASQALEVDRDALVSALLGQLPVGFAVLDAGLRWRYLNPTFHHVTGVSPTEVLGRPAGDAGVPRKVLADGRARPGTFAGRPADFRRLEVDGAPIGVLAVLPGGADVHRSELERTRTRFALLETASEQIGTTLDPETTCAELVAFAVPDSADLAVIDVLPLDAPEQARRTGRGEPSDPPEPLGPPHAAVASDPPELPRLRLRRAAAACAKSLHEALPSSPPGGAVRHRPGSVTARALAEGRAVAANLLSAEELAALAPDEAALAAYRAAGVDCLLAVPLIARGRPIGVLTLARAHGSSLGFTTEDTELLAAVAGRAALTLDHARRYARSQNTALELQRALLAEPGSPHPNLELASRYLPSGITSVVGGDWYETVRLPFGRTLLAMGDVMGHGVEAAVDMSNYRSTLRYVAAMDLPPHRILRQLDALIAEQENARPATCVLALADPARARWTFAGAGHLPPALLTAHATTLVDVPTGPPLGTGVGGYEQTTVELRADHVLLLYTDGLVERRGEDIDVSLARLSELRLTVDGPLDTMLDGTLAALAPQDAEDDIALLAARVRHRGPR, translated from the coding sequence GTGCGGCCCGAATCGGCGGGCGACAGCTCGACGGATTCGCTGCTCACGGCTGCCTCCCAGGCGCTGGAGGTCGACCGGGACGCGCTGGTGTCGGCCCTGCTCGGGCAGTTGCCCGTCGGGTTCGCGGTACTGGACGCGGGGCTGCGCTGGCGGTACCTCAATCCGACGTTCCATCACGTCACGGGCGTGTCGCCGACCGAGGTGCTGGGCCGGCCGGCAGGGGACGCGGGCGTGCCGCGCAAGGTGCTGGCGGACGGCCGGGCGCGCCCCGGCACGTTCGCCGGGCGGCCCGCGGACTTCCGGCGGCTGGAAGTCGACGGCGCCCCGATCGGGGTACTGGCGGTGCTGCCGGGCGGCGCGGACGTGCACCGGTCCGAACTGGAGCGCACCCGCACCCGGTTCGCGCTGCTGGAGACAGCCTCCGAGCAGATCGGCACCACCCTCGACCCCGAGACCACCTGCGCGGAACTCGTCGCGTTCGCGGTTCCCGACTCGGCGGATCTCGCGGTGATCGACGTGCTGCCGCTCGACGCGCCCGAGCAGGCCCGCCGGACCGGCCGGGGGGAACCGTCCGACCCGCCCGAGCCACTGGGACCGCCGCACGCCGCAGTCGCTTCCGACCCGCCGGAGCTGCCCCGGCTCCGGCTGCGCCGCGCGGCGGCGGCCTGTGCGAAGAGTCTGCACGAGGCACTGCCGTCCTCGCCGCCCGGCGGGGCGGTGCGGCACCGTCCGGGGTCGGTGACGGCCCGGGCGCTCGCGGAGGGCCGGGCGGTGGCCGCCAACCTGCTGTCCGCCGAGGAGTTGGCCGCGCTCGCCCCGGACGAGGCGGCGCTGGCCGCGTACCGGGCGGCGGGCGTGGACTGCCTGCTGGCGGTGCCGCTGATCGCCCGCGGGCGGCCGATCGGCGTGCTCACCCTGGCCCGGGCGCACGGCAGTTCGCTCGGGTTCACGACCGAGGACACCGAACTGCTGGCCGCGGTCGCCGGGCGCGCCGCGCTCACCCTCGACCACGCCAGGCGCTACGCCCGCTCGCAGAACACCGCGCTGGAACTCCAGCGCGCCCTGCTGGCCGAGCCGGGCAGCCCGCACCCCAACCTCGAACTCGCCTCCCGCTACCTGCCGTCCGGGATCACCTCGGTGGTGGGCGGCGACTGGTACGAGACGGTGCGGCTGCCGTTCGGGCGGACCTTGCTGGCGATGGGCGACGTGATGGGCCACGGCGTGGAGGCGGCCGTGGACATGAGCAACTACCGCTCCACGCTGCGCTACGTGGCCGCGATGGACCTGCCGCCGCACCGGATCCTGCGCCAGCTGGACGCGCTGATCGCCGAGCAGGAGAACGCCCGCCCGGCGACCTGCGTGCTGGCCCTCGCCGACCCGGCCCGCGCCCGCTGGACGTTCGCCGGGGCCGGCCACCTGCCGCCCGCCCTGCTCACCGCGCACGCCACCACCCTGGTCGACGTACCGACCGGGCCGCCGCTGGGCACCGGGGTCGGCGGCTACGAGCAGACCACCGTCGAACTCCGGGCCGACCACGTCCTGCTGCTCTACACCGACGGCCTGGTGGAACGCCGCGGCGAGGACATCGACGTCTCGTTGGCGCGCCTGTCCGAACTCCGCCTGACCGTCGACGGGCCGCTCGACACCATGCTCGACGGCACCCTCGCCGCACTGGCCCCGCAGGACGCCGAGGACGACATCGCGTTGCTGGCCGCCCGGGTTCGCCACCGCGGGCCTCGCTGA
- a CDS encoding 1-acyl-sn-glycerol-3-phosphate acyltransferase — MSAWLPTAPCTPGDCVTVGGPRVAVPQRVLRLAGCLSVLVAGILAVPLVRALSWLPAERLARWWARLLLATLGVRVRPIAVPGKQLGGSLLVANHISWLDILLVAAVRPGRMLAKTEVGRWPVLGPVTSWGGTIFIDRDRLRALPETVDRIAAALRRGERVVVFPEGSTWCGRGGGRFRPALFEAAVRADVPVQPLTLRYRTADGPSTAPAFVGEDGLLASLWRVVSVRGLAAEVEFLPQLPPALFPGRRQLAAAAQRVVDRQRYTDGLPDVPDCASCSVNAHPAERPVRTPGEPLRRIPLQGVTPEGAGSGTTRAGSGTTTSRDGDPVEARR; from the coding sequence ATGAGTGCCTGGCTGCCGACCGCGCCGTGCACGCCCGGCGACTGCGTGACGGTCGGCGGACCTCGGGTCGCCGTGCCGCAGCGCGTGCTGCGGCTGGCGGGCTGCCTGTCCGTGCTGGTCGCCGGAATCCTGGCGGTGCCGCTGGTCCGCGCGCTGTCGTGGCTGCCGGCCGAACGGCTGGCGCGCTGGTGGGCGCGGCTCCTGCTGGCCACCCTCGGGGTCCGGGTGCGGCCGATCGCGGTACCCGGGAAGCAGCTCGGCGGATCGCTGCTGGTCGCCAACCACATCTCCTGGCTGGACATCCTGCTGGTCGCCGCCGTCCGTCCCGGCCGGATGCTCGCCAAGACCGAGGTCGGCCGCTGGCCGGTGCTCGGCCCGGTGACCTCCTGGGGCGGCACCATCTTCATCGACCGGGACCGTCTGCGGGCGCTGCCCGAGACCGTCGACCGGATCGCGGCGGCGCTGCGCCGGGGCGAGCGCGTGGTGGTCTTCCCCGAGGGCAGCACCTGGTGCGGCCGCGGCGGCGGACGGTTCCGCCCGGCGCTGTTCGAAGCCGCGGTGCGCGCCGACGTGCCCGTGCAGCCGCTGACGCTGCGCTACCGCACGGCCGACGGGCCGAGCACCGCGCCGGCGTTCGTCGGCGAGGACGGGCTGCTCGCCTCGCTCTGGCGCGTGGTGTCGGTGCGCGGCCTGGCCGCGGAGGTCGAGTTCCTCCCGCAGTTGCCGCCCGCGCTGTTCCCCGGGCGCCGTCAACTCGCCGCCGCCGCACAGCGCGTGGTGGACCGGCAGCGCTACACCGACGGCCTGCCGGACGTCCCCGACTGCGCGAGCTGCTCGGTGAACGCCCACCCCGCGGAGCGTCCGGTGCGCACCCCCGGCGAGCCGCTGCGCCGGATCCCGCTCCAGGGCGTCACGCCGGAAGGCGCCGGGAGCGGAACGACGCGCGCCGGGAGCGGGACGACGACGAGCCGGGACGGAGACCCGGTCGAGGCACGACGCTAG
- a CDS encoding metal-sensitive transcriptional regulator: MQVGDEAVGAVLNRLRRAQGQLAGVIAMIEAGRDCKDVVTQLAAVSRALDRAGFKIVASGMRQCMAEAEEGGAPMSEAELEKLFLALA, translated from the coding sequence ATGCAGGTGGGCGACGAGGCCGTCGGCGCAGTGCTGAACCGGCTGCGCCGGGCGCAGGGCCAACTGGCCGGAGTGATCGCGATGATCGAGGCCGGCCGCGACTGCAAGGACGTGGTGACGCAGCTCGCAGCGGTGTCGCGGGCGCTGGACCGCGCCGGGTTCAAGATCGTCGCCAGCGGCATGCGGCAGTGCATGGCCGAGGCGGAGGAGGGCGGTGCGCCGATGAGCGAGGCAGAGCTGGAGAAGCTCTTCCTGGCCCTCGCCTGA
- a CDS encoding rhodanese-like domain-containing protein, protein MTAPLTVDQLQPRIEQLTVIDVRSAGEFAGGHIPGAYNVPLDRLSEALPALRAAAARGELAVTCASGARASNACEQLAAAGIPALLVDGGTAAWTAGGGDLNRAAGAKVRWAMDRQVRLVAASLVLAGVLVDLAVPGARWVSAAVGGGLLFSAVSNTCAMGMLLGKLPYNRPRDSAAAFAATLTALRDGNQ, encoded by the coding sequence ATGACCGCTCCCCTGACCGTCGACCAGCTGCAGCCCCGGATCGAGCAGTTGACCGTGATCGATGTCCGCTCTGCCGGCGAGTTCGCCGGCGGCCACATCCCCGGCGCGTACAACGTGCCGCTCGACCGGCTCTCGGAGGCACTGCCCGCGCTGCGCGCGGCGGCCGCCCGCGGCGAGCTGGCCGTGACCTGCGCTTCCGGCGCCCGCGCGTCGAACGCTTGCGAGCAGCTGGCCGCCGCCGGGATTCCCGCGTTGCTGGTCGACGGCGGCACGGCCGCCTGGACGGCCGGCGGCGGCGACCTGAACCGGGCGGCGGGCGCGAAGGTCCGTTGGGCGATGGACCGTCAGGTCCGGCTGGTCGCGGCCTCGCTGGTACTGGCCGGCGTGCTCGTCGACCTGGCCGTTCCCGGTGCGCGCTGGGTGTCCGCCGCGGTCGGCGGCGGCCTGCTGTTCTCGGCGGTCTCCAACACGTGTGCGATGGGCATGCTGCTCGGCAAGCTGCCGTACAACCGCCCGCGCGACTCGGCTGCCGCGTTCGCGGCGACGCTCACCGCGCTGCGCGACGGCAATCAATGA